A stretch of DNA from Aquisalimonas asiatica:
GACGTGCTCATGCCCCGCCCGGGCGCTGCTGTCCGCCTGCCCGGCCGCCTGCTGCACCGTACTACCGTTTGCCGAAATCTCCTGGATGGTCGCGGTCATCTCGTTGATGGCCGACGCGATCTGGTCCGTCTCGTCGCCCTGTTTGCGGACGATATCCCGCGTACTGGTGGCGACCTGCTCCAGCTCCGTTGCTGCGGAGGCGAGCTCATGGGTCGTGCCATCAACGTCGCTGATCGCCGACTGGACCTTGTCCACGAAGCCGTTGAAGCCGGTGGCGAGCTCCGCCATCTCGTCGCGCCCCTGCACCGGCAGGCGCTGGGTGAGATCGCCCTCGCCAGCGGCGATGTCGCGCATCCTGTCGGTCAGCGTTCGGATCGGTCGGGTGAGATAACGGGCAAAAACCAGGGCGACCCCGATCACCAGCGCAATGACCACCAGTCCCGCGACCACCATTTGCGTGGTCATCCGGTTCGCGGCGGCCAGCATTTCATTGCGCGGGATCACGCCGATGAAGCGCCAGCCCAGCTCCGGTGAGGTGTAGACGTTGGCCTGGTATGCCTCGCCGTCCAGCGACACCGTGAGGCTACCGTCCGCGGCGGCTGCGAGCGTGGAGTACCCTTCGCCGTCCAGTGAACGGATATCCTCGAACGCATGCTCGGGGTTTTGCGGGTCCACCAGCACCGTGCCGCTGTCCTCGATCACCATGAGATAGCCCGAGTCACCGAACTCAATCTCGCTAACCCGCTCGCGCAGTTGCTCCAGGGATATATCCACGGACTGCACACCGACAATGTCACCGTCGCCGCCCTCGATGGTGCGGGCCAGACCGACCAGAGCCACATCATCAACGTCGAAGTAATATGCATCGGTGAGCACCACCTGACCGGGATCATCCGTGGCCGCCTGATACCAGGGGCGCTCCCGGGGATCGAAGCCCGCGGAGATCTCTCCCT
This window harbors:
- a CDS encoding methyl-accepting chemotaxis protein; the encoded protein is MGATSALAIREARISGVEAFSQASTREIRQIDFATTEFIQHARQSLEYLARLPVLGDADGQLSSYVDTREVTPLEGAEAGGVEGEIFEHYRRLGEANPAFEYVYMGTPDGGYAQWPEGEISAGFDPRERPWYQAATDDPGQVVLTDAYYFDVDDVALVGLARTIEGGDGDIVGVQSVDISLEQLRERVSEIEFGDSGYLMVIEDSGTVLVDPQNPEHAFEDIRSLDGEGYSTLAAAADGSLTVSLDGEAYQANVYTSPELGWRFIGVIPRNEMLAAANRMTTQMVVAGLVVIALVIGVALVFARYLTRPIRTLTDRMRDIAAGEGDLTQRLPVQGRDEMAELATGFNGFVDKVQSAISDVDGTTHELASAATELEQVATSTRDIVRKQGDETDQIASAINEMTATIQEISANGSTVQQAAGQADSSARAGHEHVSENFESMQTLAEDIDATSQAVTALAERSREIETVLDVIHEVTEQTNLLALNAAIEAARAGEHGRGFAVVADEVRGLAKRSNESAGQIREIIGNLRSETDTAVETMQNSRARSERNLERARTAGESIETIKHEVGRIHEQITQIATSAEEQSQVAEEINRNITAIVEAARNSSSGMEQTRQSSEEVARTGERLRQVVGRFRI